One region of Chlamydia psittaci 6BC genomic DNA includes:
- a CDS encoding phosphoenolpyruvate carboxykinase (GTP): MTSVWSEAIQHKGLKQWIQEVAELVTPKDIRICNGSDSEYAEIYGIMQKSGIAVPLNPDLHPNCFLVRSSPEDVARVEQFTFICTKEQKDAGPTNNWRDPEEMRQELHGLFRGCMRGRTLYVVPFCMGPLNSPFSLIGVEITDSPYVVCSMKIMTRMGEEVLKSLGTSGSFHKCLHSVGVPLAPGEKDLAWPCNPKHMRIVHFQDDSSVMSFGSGYGGNALLGKKCVALRLASYIARSQGWLAEHMLIIGVTNPEGQKKYFAASFPSACGKTNLAMLKPKILGWKVECVGDDIAWIRPGPDGRLYAVNPEFGFFGVAPGTSATTNPNALATCKSNSIFTNVALTPNGDVWWEGLTSQPPEGLVDWHGKPWQPGGAPAAHPNSRFTTPVQQCPVLDPQWNNPEGVPIEAIIFGGRRSETIPLVYEALSWQHGVTIGASMSSATTAAIVGEQGKLRHDPFAMLPFCGYNMAHYFDHWLSFASNPSLKLPKIYGVNWFRKDKNGNFIWPGFSDNLRVLEWIFRRTNGEESIAKKTPIGYLPEESSLNLEGLNLSTQSLQDLLSVDVPGWLKEVANVREYCKIFGADLPQTITDELFRIENELK, from the coding sequence ATGACCAGTGTATGGAGTGAAGCAATTCAGCATAAAGGTTTAAAACAATGGATCCAAGAAGTTGCTGAATTAGTAACTCCTAAGGACATACGTATATGCAATGGCTCTGATTCTGAATATGCTGAAATCTATGGCATAATGCAAAAATCTGGAATCGCTGTTCCATTAAATCCTGATCTACATCCGAATTGTTTTCTCGTGCGCTCTTCTCCTGAAGACGTTGCTCGTGTTGAACAGTTTACTTTTATTTGTACGAAAGAACAGAAAGATGCTGGTCCGACGAATAACTGGCGTGATCCTGAAGAGATGCGTCAGGAGTTACATGGTCTATTCCGTGGCTGTATGCGCGGAAGAACACTATATGTAGTTCCTTTTTGCATGGGACCTTTAAATTCTCCATTTTCCCTTATTGGTGTTGAAATTACTGATTCTCCTTATGTTGTGTGTTCTATGAAGATCATGACCCGTATGGGAGAAGAAGTATTAAAGTCTCTAGGAACATCCGGGTCTTTTCATAAATGTTTGCATAGCGTGGGTGTTCCTTTGGCGCCCGGGGAAAAAGACTTAGCATGGCCTTGTAATCCTAAGCATATGCGTATCGTCCATTTCCAAGATGATAGTAGTGTGATGTCATTTGGTAGTGGTTATGGAGGCAATGCTTTACTTGGAAAGAAATGTGTTGCTTTGCGTTTAGCTTCATATATAGCTCGTTCGCAAGGTTGGCTTGCTGAGCATATGTTAATTATAGGCGTGACCAACCCTGAAGGTCAGAAGAAGTATTTTGCAGCGTCTTTCCCGAGTGCTTGTGGTAAGACTAATTTAGCAATGTTAAAGCCTAAGATATTAGGATGGAAAGTCGAGTGTGTTGGTGATGATATTGCTTGGATACGTCCTGGCCCAGACGGAAGGCTATATGCTGTAAATCCTGAATTTGGTTTTTTTGGTGTTGCTCCGGGAACATCAGCAACTACAAATCCTAATGCCTTAGCCACTTGCAAGTCGAATTCGATATTTACCAATGTTGCTTTGACTCCTAATGGAGATGTTTGGTGGGAAGGACTTACAAGTCAACCTCCTGAAGGCCTTGTAGATTGGCATGGGAAACCTTGGCAACCAGGAGGAGCTCCTGCTGCACATCCGAATTCTAGATTTACTACGCCAGTGCAACAGTGTCCTGTTTTAGACCCTCAATGGAATAATCCGGAAGGGGTGCCGATAGAGGCAATTATTTTTGGCGGTCGTCGTTCTGAAACTATACCTTTGGTTTATGAAGCTTTAAGTTGGCAACATGGGGTCACGATCGGTGCGAGTATGTCTTCTGCAACTACCGCAGCTATTGTTGGCGAGCAGGGTAAGTTACGTCATGATCCTTTTGCAATGTTGCCTTTCTGTGGTTACAACATGGCGCACTATTTTGATCATTGGTTATCTTTTGCTTCTAACCCAAGTTTAAAATTACCAAAGATTTATGGTGTGAACTGGTTCCGAAAGGATAAGAACGGTAATTTTATCTGGCCTGGATTTAGTGATAACCTTCGTGTGTTAGAGTGGATTTTCCGCAGAACAAATGGTGAGGAGTCGATCGCTAAGAAAACACCTATCGGGTATTTACCAGAAGAGTCTTCATTAAACTTAGAAGGGTTGAACTTATCTACGCAATCTCTACAGGATCTACTATCTGTGGATGTTCCTGGATGGCTCAAGGAGGTTGCCAATGTGCGTGAGTATTGTAAGATCTTTGGAGCTGACCTTCCTCAAACAATCACGGATGAATTATTCAGAATAGAAAACGAATTAAAATAA
- a CDS encoding membrane protein codes for MNSKLKKHLRLASLSLLALSGMFSSSTLNAMPSGNPASPVIPNINPEQKGMCAFEICNSYNLFAALTGSLKIGFSGDYVFSESARISNVPVVTSVSTMNTGPSPTVTSTTKDFDFDLNDSKVSSSCVFASVAIQDTSPAAIPLLDISFDVKIGGLKQYYRLPLNAYRDYTSSPLASESQVTDGLVEVQSNYGFVWDLSLKKILWKDGISFIGIGADYRHAACPVNYIVVNSQANPEVYFEDSKGKISYKEWSANIGITTYVNDYILPYISASVGNASRQAPADSFTRLESQFTNLKFKVRKINNFHRVNFCCGATCCASDNFFYNVEGRWGCQRAINITAGLQF; via the coding sequence ATGAATAGCAAGCTGAAAAAGCACCTACGTTTAGCATCACTCTCTCTCCTAGCTTTATCAGGAATGTTCTCCTCCTCTACCCTTAATGCTATGCCATCGGGGAATCCTGCAAGTCCTGTAATTCCTAATATTAATCCTGAACAAAAGGGAATGTGTGCTTTCGAAATCTGCAATAGCTACAACCTCTTTGCAGCACTGACCGGAAGCTTAAAAATAGGATTTTCTGGTGATTATGTTTTTTCAGAAAGTGCACGAATAAGTAATGTTCCCGTAGTGACCTCAGTAAGCACAATGAATACAGGTCCCTCACCTACAGTTACCTCAACAACAAAAGACTTCGATTTTGATTTAAACGATTCTAAAGTTAGCTCTAGCTGTGTCTTTGCTTCAGTAGCTATCCAAGACACCTCCCCAGCAGCTATCCCACTTTTAGATATTAGTTTTGATGTAAAAATCGGCGGCTTAAAACAATACTACCGTCTTCCCCTTAACGCTTACCGAGACTATACCTCTTCTCCTCTAGCCTCCGAATCACAAGTCACCGACGGCTTAGTAGAAGTTCAAAGTAATTATGGTTTCGTTTGGGATCTAAGTTTGAAAAAGATCCTTTGGAAAGATGGCATTTCTTTCATAGGGATTGGTGCAGATTATCGTCATGCAGCCTGTCCAGTCAACTACATTGTTGTGAATAGTCAAGCAAACCCTGAAGTGTACTTCGAAGACTCTAAAGGGAAAATAAGCTACAAAGAATGGTCGGCAAACATCGGCATTACCACCTATGTCAACGATTACATTCTTCCTTATATTTCCGCTTCTGTAGGGAATGCTTCAAGGCAAGCCCCTGCGGATAGTTTCACACGTTTGGAAAGCCAATTCACCAACTTGAAATTTAAAGTTCGCAAAATCAATAACTTCCACCGAGTAAACTTTTGCTGCGGGGCTACCTGCTGCGCATCTGACAACTTTTTCTATAATGTTGAAGGTCGTTGGGGTTGCCAACGCGCCATAAATATAACCGCAGGTCTCCAATTCTAA
- a CDS encoding NAD(P)H-dependent glycerol-3-phosphate dehydrogenase, translated as MKEKIAYLGMGIWGFCLASLLANKGYRVVGWARNPELVAQLQTEHRHPQAPDIPIHPNLSFTTDMVEAVDGASMIVEAVSSAGIRPVSEQLKTITDLNVPFVITSKGIEQHTGLLLSEIVVEIFGSKASRYLGYLSGPSIAREVLKGCPCSVVISAYDPDTLKKIHNAFLTPKFRVYPNSDLKGVALGGALKNIIAIACGISDGFQFGDNAKSGLVTRGLHEIRKFATIMDCRPDTLNGLAGLGDLCTTCFSSLSRNTRFGKLIAQGLTLEQAKAEIGMVVEGAYTALSAYQIAKHHKIDMPITTGIYRVLYENLDIKEGIAALLQRNTKEEYL; from the coding sequence ATGAAAGAGAAAATTGCCTACTTAGGTATGGGCATTTGGGGATTTTGCCTTGCTTCCTTATTAGCGAATAAGGGTTATCGTGTAGTAGGATGGGCGCGTAATCCTGAATTAGTTGCGCAACTACAAACTGAGCATCGGCATCCTCAGGCTCCTGATATTCCTATCCATCCGAATTTGTCATTCACTACAGATATGGTAGAGGCGGTAGACGGCGCTTCTATGATTGTGGAAGCAGTCTCTTCAGCAGGAATACGCCCGGTATCTGAACAGCTAAAAACAATTACCGACCTCAACGTTCCTTTTGTCATTACCTCTAAAGGTATTGAGCAGCATACCGGACTCCTCCTCAGTGAAATCGTTGTCGAGATTTTCGGTAGTAAGGCTTCCCGATATCTCGGTTATCTCAGTGGGCCTTCTATAGCACGAGAAGTCCTTAAAGGCTGTCCTTGTTCAGTTGTGATCAGTGCGTATGACCCTGACACCTTGAAAAAAATACATAATGCTTTTCTCACTCCGAAGTTTCGTGTGTATCCCAATAGTGATCTTAAAGGCGTAGCTCTCGGTGGTGCTCTGAAAAATATCATAGCGATTGCCTGTGGAATTTCTGATGGGTTCCAATTTGGAGATAATGCTAAGTCAGGATTGGTAACTCGTGGTCTTCATGAAATACGCAAATTTGCCACGATCATGGACTGCCGCCCCGATACTCTCAATGGCTTAGCAGGTCTTGGAGATCTTTGTACTACCTGTTTTTCTTCACTAAGTAGAAATACCAGGTTTGGGAAGCTAATAGCTCAGGGATTAACCCTTGAACAAGCAAAAGCAGAAATCGGCATGGTTGTGGAAGGTGCGTATACAGCCCTTTCAGCATATCAAATTGCTAAACATCACAAAATCGATATGCCGATAACTACAGGAATCTACCGCGTTTTATACGAGAATCTAGATATCAAAGAAGGTATTGCTGCACTCTTACAAAGAAATACTAAGGAAGAATATCTTTAA
- a CDS encoding CT620/CT621 family type III secretion system effector codes for MTIQPSYITFNRNVTAALLGDQVDMTTPFSSAVFLFQELDQKARGLKHALGLLQETESQFPVPEMSSGFVEDIAFDNFSDGKIALPKVASDSTTVEGILQNPNLAAAKVYIEGLEKNFEDWVKPVDEGGLFDSTEAEKAIVREYQVKLSTLKQAFTTGNPTEEQYNSLYALSKEFVAAIEKLEGKEAPPKSKVIHFWQNMMVIYNAMVSLAYPVSEELNVKLAICSLNIDEANQVIELMRQFSSSLKDLLNPVWDVSSTASDLSGSGYNAMQGGMTRSYIILGGVYRMLMDKYAGSVTNPMPEGVKDGLATFIKSMKNLKINEQVQLVNFLSLQYSYLACASQYGIQSTSQEQNYKDALTKEKNYWQERSVPDFDVGGLPMSTFVTNLQTDYQGVKLFNNSTTNLNPEFFLNSIELMTKSTTSVMTRSDYQRVVDAMNAGIKQIQVQINQWTQESTKLMAQKASMDPTQLNYFKSMSEGKDIFVKTAPIQMVYSSLLLDKYLPNQQQVLETLGVQMRFSNKAAKYMNQIIHHVTNFQTADVYYSLAIYLRQMNLQALTDAKGKAESVLSKEKIRCQSDIARCQRAKGELTQILESINGDRELTASQAQELRQTISGYQFQFDALIRNLGNLSIFLNNMQFQPVDNPNDIDKAFKILVNSKESEDWPRFLASFESFVIEGGENGVVPGGEQQILQSLEAAQLNFTTFNQNQQLALQLESSAIQQEWTMVSAALALMNQIFAKLTRRLK; via the coding sequence GTGACGATACAACCTTCTTATATCACGTTTAATCGCAATGTGACTGCGGCACTACTTGGTGATCAGGTAGATATGACGACGCCGTTTTCTAGTGCCGTCTTTCTTTTTCAAGAATTAGATCAAAAAGCTAGAGGATTAAAACACGCTCTTGGTTTGTTACAAGAGACAGAATCTCAATTCCCTGTTCCAGAAATGTCTTCGGGGTTTGTAGAGGATATTGCTTTTGATAATTTCTCTGATGGGAAAATTGCTCTTCCTAAAGTTGCTTCAGATTCCACTACAGTTGAAGGTATCCTTCAAAATCCAAATCTTGCTGCTGCAAAAGTTTATATAGAAGGGCTTGAAAAGAATTTTGAAGATTGGGTCAAACCTGTAGATGAAGGTGGACTCTTTGATTCTACAGAAGCTGAGAAAGCTATAGTTAGAGAATATCAAGTAAAGCTCAGTACTTTAAAACAGGCATTTACTACAGGAAACCCTACAGAAGAGCAGTATAATTCATTGTATGCTCTGTCTAAAGAGTTTGTGGCTGCAATAGAGAAATTAGAAGGGAAAGAAGCTCCGCCAAAAAGTAAAGTGATTCATTTTTGGCAGAACATGATGGTAATTTATAACGCCATGGTTTCTTTAGCCTATCCCGTATCTGAAGAACTAAACGTAAAGCTTGCTATATGTTCATTAAATATCGATGAAGCAAACCAAGTCATCGAGCTTATGCGCCAGTTTTCAAGTTCTCTCAAAGACTTACTCAACCCTGTTTGGGATGTCTCCTCAACTGCATCAGATTTAAGTGGTTCAGGTTATAACGCTATGCAAGGCGGTATGACACGTAGCTATATAATCCTTGGTGGGGTCTATCGTATGCTTATGGATAAGTATGCGGGTAGTGTTACAAATCCTATGCCTGAGGGTGTCAAAGATGGGTTGGCTACTTTTATAAAGTCGATGAAGAATCTGAAAATCAACGAACAAGTTCAATTAGTGAACTTCTTGAGTTTACAGTATTCTTATTTAGCTTGTGCGTCTCAGTATGGCATACAATCTACTTCTCAAGAACAAAATTATAAAGATGCGCTTACAAAGGAAAAAAATTATTGGCAAGAACGTAGTGTGCCTGATTTTGACGTAGGAGGATTGCCTATGTCTACCTTTGTTACTAATCTCCAGACAGATTATCAAGGGGTAAAATTATTTAATAATAGTACAACTAATCTTAATCCAGAGTTTTTCCTGAATAGTATTGAGTTGATGACTAAATCTACTACATCAGTAATGACGCGTTCGGATTATCAGCGTGTTGTCGATGCAATGAATGCTGGGATTAAACAAATTCAAGTGCAGATTAATCAATGGACTCAAGAATCCACCAAGCTGATGGCTCAGAAAGCTTCTATGGATCCTACGCAGTTGAATTACTTTAAAAGTATGTCTGAAGGTAAAGATATTTTCGTCAAGACTGCTCCGATACAAATGGTTTATTCTTCTTTACTTTTAGATAAGTATTTACCGAATCAGCAGCAAGTATTGGAGACTTTAGGGGTGCAGATGAGATTCTCTAATAAAGCTGCTAAGTATATGAATCAAATAATTCATCATGTTACGAATTTCCAAACCGCGGATGTCTACTATTCTCTTGCGATATATTTACGTCAGATGAACCTTCAAGCGCTTACTGATGCCAAAGGTAAAGCAGAGAGTGTCTTGAGTAAGGAAAAAATTCGTTGTCAAAGTGATATTGCGCGTTGTCAGAGAGCAAAAGGTGAACTTACACAGATTTTAGAAAGTATCAATGGAGATAGAGAGTTAACAGCTTCTCAAGCACAAGAGCTGCGTCAGACTATTTCTGGATATCAATTTCAATTCGATGCCTTGATTCGAAATCTAGGAAATTTGTCTATTTTCCTAAATAATATGCAATTTCAACCTGTAGATAATCCTAACGATATAGATAAAGCTTTTAAGATCCTGGTAAATAGCAAGGAGTCTGAGGATTGGCCTCGTTTTCTGGCATCTTTTGAAAGTTTTGTTATTGAAGGTGGTGAAAATGGTGTTGTCCCCGGTGGAGAACAGCAGATTTTGCAGAGTTTAGAAGCTGCCCAGTTGAATTTTACAACTTTTAACCAAAACCAACAGTTAGCTCTGCAGTTAGAGTCTTCCGCAATTCAACAAGAGTGGACTATGGTTAGTGCTGCTCTAGCATTAATGAATCAGATATTTGCGAAGTTAACACGTAGATTGAAATAG
- a CDS encoding rod shape-determining protein: MSPHRSLFKIKNLSNRLYNKTLGRFDKVFNFFSGNVGIDLGTANTLVYVRGRGIVLSEPSVVAVDAQTHTVLAVGHKAKAMLGKTPRKIMAVRPMKDGVIADFEIAEGMLKALIKRVTPSRSMFRPRILIAVPSGITGVEKRAVEDSALHAGAQEVILIEEPMAAAIGVDLPVHEPAASMIIDIGGGTTEIAIISLGGIVESRSLRIAGDEFDECIINYMRRTYNLMIGPRTAEEIKITIGSAYPLGDHELEMEVRGRDQVAGLPITKRINSVEIRECLAEPIQQIIECVRLTLEKCPPELSADLVERGMVLAGGGALIKGLDKALSKNTGLSVITAPHPLLAVCLGTGKALEHLDQFKKRKGNMV; this comes from the coding sequence ATGAGCCCACATCGAAGCTTATTTAAAATTAAAAATCTGTCTAATCGCTTGTACAACAAGACTCTAGGTCGTTTTGATAAAGTTTTTAACTTTTTTTCTGGTAATGTTGGCATCGATTTAGGAACAGCGAACACTTTAGTTTATGTTCGTGGCCGTGGTATTGTGCTCAGTGAGCCTTCTGTAGTTGCTGTAGATGCTCAAACTCACACGGTTCTTGCTGTTGGTCATAAAGCTAAGGCTATGTTGGGGAAGACCCCGCGTAAGATCATGGCTGTTCGTCCTATGAAAGACGGTGTGATTGCAGATTTTGAAATAGCGGAAGGAATGTTAAAAGCGTTAATTAAGCGTGTGACTCCTTCTCGCAGCATGTTTCGTCCAAGAATTTTAATCGCTGTGCCTTCTGGGATTACCGGAGTGGAAAAGCGAGCTGTTGAAGACTCAGCTTTACATGCTGGAGCTCAGGAAGTCATTTTGATAGAAGAGCCAATGGCAGCAGCTATTGGCGTAGATCTTCCTGTTCATGAGCCTGCCGCGAGTATGATTATTGATATTGGTGGAGGAACCACCGAGATCGCGATCATCTCTTTAGGGGGGATAGTAGAGTCGCGTTCTTTACGTATTGCTGGTGATGAGTTTGATGAGTGTATTATCAATTACATGCGTCGTACTTATAACCTTATGATTGGCCCGCGTACTGCTGAAGAAATTAAGATTACTATTGGTTCTGCGTATCCTTTAGGAGATCATGAACTTGAAATGGAAGTTCGTGGCCGTGATCAAGTTGCGGGGTTACCTATTACGAAAAGGATTAATTCTGTAGAAATTCGTGAATGTTTAGCAGAGCCTATCCAACAAATTATTGAATGCGTCCGTTTAACTTTAGAGAAATGTCCACCTGAGCTTTCTGCGGATTTAGTTGAACGTGGAATGGTATTAGCTGGTGGCGGGGCTTTAATCAAAGGTCTCGACAAGGCTTTGAGTAAAAACACGGGACTTTCTGTAATTACGGCACCTCATCCTTTACTTGCTGTGTGTTTAGGCACAGGTAAGGCTTTAGAACACTTAGATCAATTCAAGAAACGCAAAGGGAATATGGTATGA
- a CDS encoding CT620/CT621 family type III secretion system effector, with protein sequence MRNSPIQSYQQPHQIFEGPKFAERRVSPAEVAADYTKMNEVASHLKIMQDLLKEASELGLRREFVSSLNRDFLDTGFEIAVMQTVLTEKENKELRKQANKIFQEHLERTSPQALTTAPELAPVEGSIVNKMPFQSAFAYILLDKYIPAQETALYALGRELNLSGYAQNLFSPLLEVIKTFNSAPIIYNLGSYISQTSGTANFKFGYQMIVDRYEEERLQLRNDIKSAENAQALLKQISKNIQGNDTLTDDQKKQLQDIVSGYDSELVIMLTQMKNLMLNLNSLIFMPGNNEYEASYKIMGSDFSIITLQDLEHKVVDGEIDVATGTAKGGLLNFFNTCLADVQNYGDLAQTHQLMLELQMRAMQQEWSLVAASLKLMHNVYRTLISSY encoded by the coding sequence ATGAGAAACTCCCCGATACAAAGTTATCAACAGCCCCATCAGATTTTTGAAGGTCCAAAATTTGCAGAGCGTCGTGTATCACCTGCAGAAGTTGCTGCTGATTATACAAAAATGAATGAGGTAGCTTCGCATCTAAAAATCATGCAAGATTTACTCAAGGAAGCGAGTGAATTGGGATTGCGTAGGGAATTTGTCTCATCTTTAAATCGTGATTTTTTAGATACGGGCTTTGAGATTGCGGTGATGCAGACAGTATTGACAGAAAAAGAGAATAAGGAGCTACGCAAGCAAGCAAATAAGATTTTCCAAGAGCATTTAGAAAGGACATCGCCACAGGCTTTGACGACAGCTCCTGAGCTTGCTCCTGTCGAGGGTTCTATAGTCAATAAGATGCCTTTTCAATCGGCATTTGCTTATATTCTTTTAGATAAATATATTCCTGCTCAAGAGACAGCTTTATATGCTTTAGGAAGGGAGCTGAACCTTTCAGGATATGCTCAGAACCTGTTTAGTCCGCTTTTAGAAGTTATTAAGACTTTCAACTCTGCTCCTATTATTTATAATTTAGGATCGTACATCTCTCAGACATCAGGAACCGCAAATTTTAAATTTGGCTATCAGATGATAGTAGATCGCTATGAAGAGGAGCGTCTGCAGTTAAGAAATGATATTAAAAGCGCTGAGAACGCTCAGGCTCTACTGAAGCAAATTTCTAAAAACATTCAGGGGAATGACACGCTTACTGATGATCAGAAAAAACAACTTCAGGATATCGTTAGCGGGTATGACAGTGAGTTAGTGATTATGTTAACACAGATGAAAAATCTGATGTTGAATCTGAACTCGCTTATTTTCATGCCTGGGAATAATGAGTATGAAGCTTCTTACAAGATTATGGGGTCGGATTTTTCTATAATTACATTGCAAGATTTAGAGCATAAGGTTGTTGATGGCGAGATAGATGTCGCTACAGGAACAGCCAAAGGAGGCTTACTTAATTTCTTTAATACTTGCCTTGCTGACGTACAAAATTATGGAGACCTTGCGCAAACACACCAACTCATGTTGGAACTTCAGATGCGAGCTATGCAGCAAGAGTGGAGTTTAGTTGCAGCATCATTGAAACTGATGCATAACGTGTATCGTACGTTAATTAGTTCTTATTAG